In Melioribacteraceae bacterium 4301-Me, a genomic segment contains:
- a CDS encoding quinol:electron acceptor oxidoreductase subunit ActD codes for MNEKRLYSYTGIFNTPNEIIHAAKKIAEKGFKNYDIHTPYPLHGMEKAMKLKPSKIGYVSLVLGLSGAISAILTLFWMAAIDYKLVIGGKPFFSFPAYIPITFEITVLSASVITVLVMLFIFFKLPNNSHPLHATDYMKKVSSDKYGVSIQADDPLFNEEEVKSLLKSLNASDITPIYFNEEEINYKHVLLEPKFVGFLVLVALFTSATTYFTLNKLMYMVPFNWMDEQAKVIPQQPSKIFADGFGMRQPVNGTVARGQIPFLYKNNPDEAAKDLVNPLLPSVENLKLGEQKFNIYCSPCHGYHAEGDSRLQGQFPNPPSLHSEKVRNWSDGRIFYVITEGQNIMPSYATQLTPEERWAVILYIRALQRSLNAKESDLK; via the coding sequence ATGAACGAAAAAAGATTATATAGTTACACTGGAATTTTTAATACTCCAAATGAAATTATTCATGCAGCTAAAAAAATTGCTGAGAAAGGTTTTAAGAATTACGATATCCATACTCCATACCCGTTACATGGTATGGAGAAAGCAATGAAATTGAAGCCATCTAAGATTGGATATGTCTCCTTAGTCTTAGGTTTGTCGGGTGCAATTTCTGCTATATTAACTTTGTTTTGGATGGCTGCTATTGATTATAAACTTGTTATTGGTGGCAAACCATTTTTCTCTTTTCCAGCCTATATTCCAATAACTTTTGAAATAACTGTACTCTCAGCTTCTGTTATTACAGTTCTTGTAATGCTGTTTATCTTTTTTAAATTGCCTAACAATAGCCATCCTTTGCATGCAACAGATTATATGAAGAAAGTTTCTTCTGATAAGTATGGGGTCAGCATTCAAGCAGATGACCCTTTGTTTAACGAAGAAGAAGTTAAATCTTTACTGAAGTCCTTAAATGCCTCTGATATTACACCAATATACTTTAATGAAGAAGAAATAAATTATAAGCATGTACTACTTGAACCAAAATTTGTCGGCTTTTTAGTCCTTGTAGCTTTGTTCACAAGTGCTACAACTTACTTCACATTAAATAAACTAATGTACATGGTTCCTTTTAATTGGATGGATGAACAAGCGAAGGTAATACCGCAACAGCCAAGTAAAATATTTGCTGACGGTTTTGGCATGAGGCAACCAGTGAATGGTACTGTTGCACGCGGGCAAATACCATTCTTATATAAAAACAATCCAGATGAAGCAGCTAAAGATTTGGTAAATCCTTTATTACCTTCAGTAGAAAATTTAAAGTTAGGTGAGCAAAAATTTAATATATACTGCAGTCCATGTCATGGTTATCATGCAGAAGGCGACAGCAGATTGCAAGGACAATTCCCAAATCCACCAAGTTTACATTCTGAAAAGGTGAGGAATTGGTCCGACGGCAGAATATTTTATGTAATTACTGAAGGACAAAATATAATGCCTTCTTACGCTACACAATTAACCCCTGAGGAAAGATGGGCTGTAATTTTATATATAAGAGCGTTACAAAGATCTCTAAATGCTAAGGAGTCTGACTTAAAATGA
- the nrfD gene encoding NrfD/PsrC family molybdoenzyme membrane anchor subunit yields the protein MSVVDYSQELSVIEGRPPLRSIDELISKPLDSKPDKKFYIALSITLTMLITGVICLAFTFYYGIGLWGNNNPVGWGFAIINFVFWVGIGHAGTLISAILFLLRQKWRTGIARFAEGMTIFAVMTAGLFPLIHVGRPWLAGYLFPYPNQHSLWPNFISPLLWDVFAVSTYFTVSLVFWYVGLIPDLAVLRERAKTKIKKIVYSIFSLGWRFSNRHWQHYERVYLILAGFATPLVLSVHTIVSFDFAVSILPGWHSTIFPPYFVAGAVFSGFAMVQNVLIFVRKIFNYEHIITVDTLEKMNKIMLVTGSMVGYAYIMEFFIAWYSGVPTETFTFINRAFGPYMWAYWIMFSCNVIFPQLFWIRKIRRNIPAMFVIAVLVNVGMWFERFVIVITSLSRDFLPSSWAYYKPTLVDLGILLGSFGFFFTWILLFTKALPVVSIAEVKAVIDGSQPSHEAD from the coding sequence GTGAGTGTAGTAGACTATTCACAAGAATTATCAGTAATTGAAGGACGTCCCCCGTTACGTTCAATAGATGAGCTGATTTCTAAACCATTAGATTCAAAGCCAGATAAAAAGTTTTACATTGCTCTTTCTATTACCCTAACTATGCTTATTACAGGTGTCATCTGTTTAGCCTTCACATTTTATTATGGAATAGGTTTGTGGGGCAATAATAATCCGGTTGGTTGGGGATTTGCAATAATTAATTTTGTTTTTTGGGTTGGAATTGGTCATGCCGGAACTCTTATTTCTGCAATATTATTTTTATTGCGGCAAAAATGGAGAACGGGAATAGCCCGCTTTGCTGAAGGAATGACAATTTTTGCAGTTATGACAGCTGGTCTTTTCCCATTGATTCACGTTGGCAGACCATGGTTAGCCGGATACTTATTCCCTTATCCAAATCAACATTCACTATGGCCTAATTTTATATCACCTTTATTGTGGGACGTATTTGCAGTATCTACTTACTTTACTGTTTCTTTAGTTTTTTGGTATGTTGGTTTAATTCCGGATTTAGCAGTATTACGTGAAAGGGCTAAGACAAAAATTAAGAAAATTGTTTATTCAATTTTTAGTTTGGGGTGGAGATTTTCAAATAGACATTGGCAGCATTACGAAAGAGTTTACTTAATTTTAGCTGGTTTTGCAACTCCTCTTGTGCTTTCAGTACACACAATAGTTAGCTTTGACTTTGCTGTATCAATTTTGCCTGGCTGGCATTCTACTATTTTCCCGCCTTACTTTGTGGCTGGAGCTGTTTTCTCTGGATTTGCTATGGTACAAAATGTTTTAATCTTTGTGAGAAAAATTTTCAATTATGAACATATAATTACTGTTGATACCCTGGAAAAAATGAATAAAATAATGCTTGTTACTGGTTCTATGGTCGGCTATGCTTATATAATGGAATTTTTTATTGCTTGGTATAGTGGAGTCCCTACAGAAACTTTTACTTTTATTAATAGAGCTTTTGGTCCTTACATGTGGGCTTATTGGATTATGTTTAGCTGCAATGTGATTTTCCCGCAATTATTTTGGATTAGAAAGATTAGAAGAAACATCCCTGCAATGTTTGTAATTGCTGTTCTTGTTAACGTTGGGATGTGGTTTGAACGATTTGTAATTGTTATAACTTCTCTTTCAAGAGATTTCTTGCCTTCAAGTTGGGCTTATTATAAACCTACTTTAGTAGATTTAGGAATTTTACTTGGAAGCTTTGGCTTTTTCTTTACTTGGATTTTATTATTTACAAAAGCTTTGCCTGTTGTTTCAATTGCTGAGGTAAAAGCAGTAATAGATGGTTCACAACCTTCCCATGAGGCTGATTAG
- a CDS encoding TAT-variant-translocated molybdopterin oxidoreductase, with product MKNKNKEFWKSLRDYYDDPKVLELKSNEFASGVTDEFNPSEMNSISRRKFVALLTASAAFAATACSNYRDKGEIIPYNNRPENVLPGTANYYASTCNACPNACGILIKTREGRPIKLDGNPDHPINQGKICAKGQASILNLYDPDRVSDPMILKRKSNWSKIDTEIVQALKTAVADQKEISIIAQPNYSPTLQKLFEDFKKKYPTTKFYFYSLINNLSKVNAWEKCYSTRIMPSIKYDKAKLILSLDNDFLVNEDNFIENMRKYSSNREFVNDVNYTRLYVAEGRMSATGMMADYRLRIKPDQQFEFAMSLLNEFIKKGAGDFNIPSEVLSHLNSFDIFSFAKKNKVDEKKIKHLIDDLFSFKGKAIVVAGNTLPEKVHIVVNLLNELLNAKDIYDYDNPIVDVKQNSLTDFSNLINSINQGKVSVVIHFDTNPVYHLPADLHYQDALKRVSTVITLTEQENETADLSKYVLPINNYLESWGDYYTREGIYSLQQPVIAPIFNTRQKEAVLLNWVSEPINYTDDIYHKYLMNSFKEFVYNRKNTGVNFEAFWYASLQAGFVELTFNINKPNKFNYSVFSDFNYTVTESNDYTVQLGESYFLGDGRFSNNGWLLELPHPVTKVTWDNYAMISPDTAKHLAVGDGDFLEVVVDGRKLKIPAMIQPGCADKFVYIELGYGRTVVGEAGKNVGFNGIVLMSKNFEHSPYLFNNAKVTSAGGNYELVSTQEHHSLDDKFLKDIHLRRKIIREGTVLKYQKEPEFLHKEKVELESITNPVVVYNGLKWAMAIDLNKCTSCSACVASCNVENNIPVVGKDQVAVGREMQWMRIDRYYSGTPDDPIVSTQPMLCQQCDNAPCENVCPVSATNHSPDGLNQMVYNRCVGTRYCLNNCPYKVRRFNFFNFRDHFANAYYENDLTALVNNPEVTVRSRGVMEKCTFCIQRIMEARQNAIKENRELKGSDVQTACQSACPANAIVFGDMNDPNSVVSKYRKHDLAYYVLEELNIKPNVTYIAKLRNTHSEEV from the coding sequence ATGAAGAATAAAAATAAAGAGTTTTGGAAAAGTTTACGCGATTACTATGATGACCCAAAAGTTTTAGAGTTAAAATCAAATGAATTTGCAAGCGGCGTAACAGATGAATTTAATCCTTCGGAAATGAACAGCATTTCAAGAAGGAAGTTCGTTGCATTATTAACAGCCTCTGCTGCCTTTGCAGCAACTGCTTGCTCTAACTATCGTGATAAAGGTGAAATAATTCCATATAATAATAGACCTGAAAATGTTTTACCTGGCACTGCAAATTATTACGCCTCTACTTGTAATGCATGCCCAAATGCTTGCGGTATTTTAATAAAAACTCGTGAAGGCAGACCAATAAAATTAGACGGCAATCCAGACCATCCAATTAATCAAGGTAAAATTTGTGCGAAAGGTCAAGCAAGTATATTGAATCTTTATGACCCAGATAGAGTATCTGACCCAATGATTCTGAAAAGGAAATCAAACTGGTCGAAAATCGATACTGAAATTGTTCAAGCATTAAAAACTGCTGTCGCTGACCAAAAAGAAATCTCAATAATAGCTCAACCTAATTATTCACCCACATTACAAAAACTATTCGAAGACTTTAAGAAAAAGTACCCTACAACTAAATTTTATTTTTATTCTTTAATAAATAATTTGTCAAAAGTTAATGCGTGGGAAAAATGCTACTCGACAAGAATAATGCCCTCAATTAAATATGATAAAGCTAAATTGATTTTAAGTCTCGATAACGATTTTTTGGTTAATGAAGATAATTTCATTGAAAATATGCGGAAGTATTCATCCAATCGTGAGTTTGTAAATGATGTAAATTACACAAGATTATATGTTGCCGAAGGCAGAATGTCAGCTACTGGAATGATGGCAGATTATAGATTGAGGATAAAACCAGACCAGCAGTTCGAATTTGCAATGAGTTTATTAAATGAATTTATTAAAAAAGGTGCTGGTGACTTCAACATTCCTTCGGAAGTACTTTCGCATTTGAACAGCTTCGATATTTTTTCTTTTGCTAAGAAAAATAAAGTTGATGAAAAGAAAATAAAACATCTTATTGATGATTTATTTTCTTTTAAAGGAAAAGCAATTGTAGTAGCCGGGAACACATTGCCGGAGAAAGTACATATTGTTGTCAACCTATTAAATGAATTATTAAATGCAAAAGATATTTACGACTACGATAATCCCATCGTAGATGTAAAACAAAATTCACTAACCGATTTTTCTAACTTGATTAATTCTATTAATCAAGGAAAAGTTAGCGTTGTAATTCACTTTGATACTAATCCAGTCTATCATTTGCCGGCAGATTTACATTATCAAGATGCATTGAAAAGAGTTAGCACAGTAATTACGTTGACAGAGCAAGAAAATGAAACAGCAGATTTAAGTAAATACGTTCTACCAATTAATAATTATCTTGAAAGCTGGGGTGACTATTACACAAGAGAGGGTATTTATAGCCTGCAGCAGCCTGTTATAGCTCCAATTTTTAATACTCGTCAAAAAGAAGCTGTTTTGTTGAACTGGGTTAGCGAGCCAATCAATTACACTGATGACATTTATCATAAATATTTAATGAATAGTTTTAAGGAGTTTGTTTATAACAGAAAGAACACGGGTGTAAACTTCGAAGCTTTTTGGTATGCTTCGTTACAGGCTGGTTTTGTTGAACTAACTTTTAACATTAATAAACCAAATAAATTTAACTACTCAGTTTTTTCAGATTTTAATTATACTGTTACTGAAAGCAACGATTACACTGTTCAATTGGGTGAAAGTTATTTTCTAGGTGATGGAAGATTTTCAAATAATGGATGGCTCTTGGAATTGCCTCACCCGGTAACTAAAGTTACTTGGGATAATTATGCTATGATTTCACCTGATACTGCAAAGCATTTAGCAGTAGGTGATGGTGATTTCTTAGAAGTTGTTGTTGATGGAAGAAAGCTAAAAATTCCCGCAATGATCCAACCAGGATGTGCAGACAAATTTGTGTATATAGAGTTAGGATATGGAAGAACAGTAGTTGGTGAAGCTGGCAAGAACGTTGGTTTTAATGGTATAGTTTTAATGAGCAAAAACTTTGAACATTCACCTTACTTGTTTAATAATGCAAAAGTAACTTCAGCAGGTGGAAATTATGAGTTGGTCTCCACACAAGAACATCATTCACTGGATGATAAGTTTCTCAAAGATATTCACCTTAGAAGAAAAATTATTCGAGAAGGTACTGTATTAAAATATCAGAAAGAGCCAGAATTTCTGCATAAAGAAAAAGTTGAACTGGAAAGCATAACTAATCCAGTGGTTGTTTATAATGGATTAAAATGGGCAATGGCAATTGATTTAAATAAATGTACTAGCTGTTCGGCTTGTGTTGCTTCTTGTAATGTCGAAAATAATATTCCTGTCGTAGGTAAAGACCAGGTTGCAGTAGGACGTGAAATGCAATGGATGAGAATTGATAGATATTATTCAGGCACTCCAGATGACCCAATTGTTAGTACTCAACCAATGCTTTGTCAACAATGTGATAACGCACCCTGCGAAAATGTTTGTCCAGTTAGCGCAACAAACCATAGCCCAGACGGACTGAACCAAATGGTATATAACAGATGCGTTGGTACAAGGTATTGTTTGAATAACTGTCCATATAAAGTAAGAAGATTTAATTTCTTTAACTTTAGAGACCATTTTGCAAATGCTTATTACGAAAATGACTTAACTGCCTTAGTTAACAATCCCGAAGTTACTGTACGCTCGCGTGGCGTTATGGAAAAATGTACTTTTTGTATTCAGAGAATAATGGAAGCAAGACAAAATGCTATTAAAGAAAATAGAGAATTAAAAGGAAGTGATGTTCAGACTGCATGTCAGTCTGCATGCCCTGCTAATGCAATAGTATTTGGTGATATGAACGACCCAAACTCTGTAGTAAGTAAATACAGAAAGCATGACTTAGCTTATTATGTTTTAGAAGAGCTTAACATAAAACCAAATGTTACTTACATAGCAAAATTAAGAAATACTCATTCGGAGGAAGTATAG
- a CDS encoding cytochrome c3 family protein — translation MKNTVLDYALKIRLPLTLFVIVISFMLTFYISRAERDSVGYAPVQPIQFSHKLHAGTMSIDCQYCHTGVTKGRAALVPSVNICMNCHTIARKDRPEIIKLTTYYKEGKPIPWKRVHKVPEYAYFNHSVHVNKGIQCETCHGNVKAMDVIKQVKSFTMTACLDCHREPQKFLPYLTNVKKGPENCFACHR, via the coding sequence ATGAAAAATACGGTTCTAGATTACGCTCTTAAAATTCGCCTTCCATTAACTTTGTTTGTAATTGTAATTTCATTTATGCTTACATTTTACATTTCGCGTGCAGAAAGAGACAGCGTTGGTTATGCACCAGTTCAACCAATTCAATTTTCACATAAACTCCACGCCGGTACAATGTCGATTGATTGCCAATACTGTCATACAGGTGTTACTAAAGGAAGGGCAGCTTTAGTTCCATCAGTAAATATTTGCATGAACTGTCATACAATTGCTAGAAAAGATAGACCGGAAATTATAAAGCTGACTACTTATTATAAGGAAGGTAAACCAATTCCGTGGAAAAGAGTGCATAAAGTACCTGAGTATGCTTATTTTAATCATAGCGTTCATGTTAATAAGGGAATCCAATGCGAAACTTGTCACGGCAATGTTAAAGCTATGGATGTGATTAAGCAGGTAAAAAGTTTTACAATGACAGCTTGTTTAGATTGCCATCGTGAGCCACAAAAATTTTTACCTTACTTAACTAATGTAAAAAAAGGTCCTGAAAATTGTTTTGCTTGTCATAGATAA